One Actinoplanes missouriensis 431 DNA segment encodes these proteins:
- a CDS encoding TIGR00725 family protein, with protein MTVQVAVCGPGECSDEDAAAARRVGELLAARGAVVICGGGGGVMTAVAAGARAAGGLVIGVWPGDSREGASPDLSATIVTGMGEARNAVIVRSADAVISVGGSWGTLSEVALAMRRGGIPVVALGGWRVVGAGGGDVPGVRHVATPEEAVAAALG; from the coding sequence GTGACCGTTCAGGTGGCTGTCTGCGGGCCCGGGGAGTGCTCCGACGAGGACGCCGCGGCGGCCCGGCGGGTGGGTGAGCTGCTCGCCGCCCGCGGGGCCGTGGTGATCTGCGGTGGCGGCGGCGGGGTGATGACCGCGGTGGCCGCCGGCGCGCGGGCCGCGGGTGGGCTGGTGATCGGGGTGTGGCCCGGTGACAGCCGGGAGGGCGCCTCGCCGGACCTGTCCGCGACGATCGTGACCGGGATGGGCGAGGCGCGCAACGCGGTGATCGTGCGGAGCGCCGATGCGGTGATCAGCGTGGGTGGTTCGTGGGGGACGCTCAGCGAGGTCGCTCTCGCCATGCGGCGGGGTGGGATCCCGGTGGTGGCCCTCGGCGGCTGGCGTGTGGTGGGTGCGGGCGGCGGTGACGTGCCGGGCGTGCGGCACGTCGCGACGCCGGAGGAAGCGGTGGCGGCGGCCCTGGGGTGA
- a CDS encoding MFS transporter, with product MLREILPERREARWLLAGVLVSSLGRGLTLPFLFIYLTEVRGFSDAAAGLAVGWFGAVLLICSPIGGTLMDRFGTRRVMLPGYLAQAAGSTVLALVHHPAAILAALAVMAAGGAPTWPGGATLLASLTREPERQRTFGLQFALLNLGIGIGGLIAGAVVDSSRPVTFQIVYLADAVTFLIPFAILLAMRGVGHAPPPRAESGPRGGYLTVLRNRPFRRLLLFALFLSTCGYAQIEVGFAAYAVRVAEVPPRVVAWALAANTVTIVAAQLLVVKRLEGRSRTGALALVGAVFAASWLILGAGGLAGDGSVAAALCVIGCATVFACGETLLQPVMPAVTNLLATDDLRARYNSSITMLMGIASVLGPVTAGPLIGAGLGTLWVVAMVIGCLLASVLALSLRRLLTIAQDGRSGAVLLDPAVEHRGADQHQ from the coding sequence ATGCTCCGCGAAATCCTGCCCGAGCGCCGTGAAGCGCGCTGGCTTCTGGCCGGCGTCCTGGTGTCGTCCCTCGGGCGTGGCCTTACCCTGCCGTTCCTGTTCATCTATCTGACCGAGGTGCGCGGGTTCAGCGACGCCGCGGCCGGCCTCGCGGTCGGCTGGTTCGGCGCGGTGCTGCTGATCTGCTCGCCGATCGGCGGCACCCTGATGGACCGGTTCGGCACCCGGCGCGTGATGCTCCCCGGATACCTCGCGCAGGCCGCCGGATCCACCGTGCTGGCGCTCGTGCACCACCCGGCCGCGATCCTCGCCGCGCTCGCCGTGATGGCGGCCGGTGGCGCGCCGACCTGGCCCGGCGGCGCCACCCTGCTCGCCTCGCTGACCCGTGAACCGGAACGTCAGCGCACGTTCGGTCTGCAGTTCGCGCTGCTCAACCTGGGGATCGGCATCGGCGGCCTGATCGCCGGCGCGGTGGTCGACTCGTCCCGGCCGGTCACGTTCCAGATCGTCTATCTCGCCGACGCGGTGACGTTCCTGATCCCGTTCGCGATCCTGCTGGCGATGCGCGGCGTCGGGCACGCGCCACCGCCACGCGCCGAGTCCGGGCCGCGCGGTGGCTACCTGACGGTGCTGCGCAACCGGCCGTTCCGGCGCCTCCTGCTGTTCGCGCTCTTCCTCTCCACCTGCGGCTACGCCCAGATCGAGGTCGGCTTCGCCGCCTATGCGGTACGGGTGGCCGAAGTGCCCCCGAGAGTCGTGGCGTGGGCCCTCGCCGCCAACACGGTGACCATCGTGGCAGCACAGCTACTGGTCGTGAAACGCCTCGAAGGACGCAGCCGGACCGGTGCCCTGGCCCTGGTCGGCGCCGTCTTCGCGGCATCCTGGCTGATCCTCGGCGCGGGCGGGCTGGCCGGCGACGGATCCGTGGCCGCCGCGCTCTGCGTGATCGGCTGCGCGACCGTTTTCGCCTGCGGCGAGACGCTGCTGCAACCGGTCATGCCGGCCGTGACGAACCTGCTCGCCACCGACGACCTGCGAGCGCGGTACAACTCCTCGATCACCATGCTGATGGGCATCGCCTCGGTGCTCGGCCCGGTGACCGCCGGCCCGCTGATCGGCGCCGGTCTCGGCACGCTCTGGGTGGTCGCCATGGTGATCGGCTGCCTGCTCGCGTCGGTGCTCGCCCTGTCCCTGCGCCGGCTGCTGACGATCGCTCAGGACGGCCGGTCAGGCGCTGTTCTGCTGGATCCAGCCGTAGAGCACCGCGGCGCCGATCAGCACCAGTAG
- a CDS encoding serine hydrolase domain-containing protein: MAVSVSVPMSRRGALGVAATALLAGCAKPSSEARAIPNISEIPEVPQSFSVVPAFDPAPLKNVLTKYLKPTKANPRHPTYAGAVAVVLRDGRVAAKIAVGHALRYQAGPVELPAAKRVAMRTDSIFDLASLTKVYTAILLLQQVERGAVDLDTPVVRYLPAFTGKGKNTITVRMLLTHTSGLPVGANVKNVLGTPLLAGAVPGTTFRYSSTGLMVAAEIVEKVTGKNLAVALKTGVTGPLGLTTTGFTPLKWLSKADQAKRLVATDARSSRGLLRGIVHDDVAAKLGGVIGSAGVFGTAHEVAVIGQLLLGGGVYNGKRILAAATVKQMLTNQNKGKPAIDPERPGRPSDHGLGVTLRQPWFMGRLSSAATFGHTGFTGTSLLVHPGHKLVLALLTNRAHPNWSWADPDPMRAEVANAVAAQL, translated from the coding sequence ATGGCAGTATCGGTCAGCGTGCCGATGAGTCGCCGAGGGGCCCTGGGTGTCGCCGCCACCGCGCTGCTGGCCGGATGCGCCAAGCCGTCGTCCGAGGCGCGGGCCATTCCGAACATTTCCGAAATTCCGGAAGTGCCGCAGTCATTCAGCGTAGTGCCGGCCTTCGACCCCGCACCCCTCAAGAACGTGCTCACCAAATACCTGAAACCCACCAAGGCCAACCCGAGACATCCCACGTACGCCGGAGCTGTCGCGGTCGTCCTGCGCGACGGCAGGGTGGCCGCGAAGATCGCCGTCGGGCATGCCCTGCGCTACCAGGCCGGCCCGGTCGAGCTCCCGGCCGCCAAACGGGTGGCGATGCGCACCGATTCGATCTTCGACCTCGCGTCGCTCACCAAGGTCTACACCGCGATCCTGCTGCTGCAGCAGGTCGAGCGCGGCGCCGTCGACCTCGACACCCCGGTCGTGCGCTACCTTCCGGCCTTCACCGGCAAGGGCAAGAACACGATTACGGTACGGATGTTGCTCACTCACACGAGTGGCCTGCCGGTCGGGGCGAACGTGAAGAACGTGCTGGGCACCCCGCTGCTCGCGGGCGCCGTCCCCGGCACGACGTTCCGCTACTCCAGCACCGGGCTCATGGTGGCCGCCGAGATCGTCGAGAAGGTCACCGGCAAGAACCTCGCCGTCGCCCTCAAGACCGGCGTCACCGGCCCCCTCGGGCTGACCACCACCGGCTTCACCCCGCTGAAATGGCTGTCCAAAGCTGATCAGGCCAAGCGCCTGGTCGCCACCGACGCCCGCAGCTCGCGGGGACTGCTGCGCGGCATCGTGCACGACGACGTCGCCGCGAAGCTGGGCGGCGTGATCGGCAGCGCCGGTGTCTTCGGCACCGCCCACGAGGTGGCCGTGATCGGACAGCTGCTGCTGGGCGGCGGCGTCTACAACGGCAAGCGGATCCTCGCCGCGGCGACCGTGAAGCAGATGCTGACCAACCAGAACAAGGGCAAGCCCGCGATCGACCCGGAACGCCCCGGCCGCCCGTCCGACCACGGCCTCGGTGTCACGCTGCGCCAGCCGTGGTTCATGGGCAGGCTCTCCTCGGCGGCCACGTTCGGCCACACCGGTTTCACCGGAACCTCGCTGCTGGTCCATCCGGGGCACAAGCTGGTGCTGGCGCTGCTGACGAACCGCGCCCACCCGAACTGGAGCTGGGCCGACCCGGACCCGATGCGCGCCGAGGTGGCGAACGCGGTGGCCGCCCAGCTCTGA
- a CDS encoding DUF3040 domain-containing protein has translation MLEEKDRRALAEIEQHLAAGDPAFAARMTAPPATPGRPFPILSVLGVVVFLTMPFVGLFLGPTAALIVADLAAVTAVVVLVLRHRRGG, from the coding sequence ATGCTGGAGGAGAAGGACCGCCGCGCGCTCGCGGAGATCGAGCAGCACCTGGCTGCCGGCGACCCGGCCTTCGCCGCACGGATGACCGCGCCACCGGCGACACCCGGCCGCCCGTTCCCGATCCTGTCGGTGCTCGGCGTCGTGGTGTTCCTGACGATGCCGTTCGTCGGGCTGTTCCTCGGCCCGACCGCGGCCCTGATCGTCGCCGACCTGGCCGCGGTCACCGCCGTGGTGGTCCTGGTGCTGCGCCACCGGCGCGGCGGCTGA